The genomic segment TAACATCAACCTGAATATGATTCTGCTAAACAACCGCATCTACGGTTTGACGAAAGGACAATACTCCCCAACATCTCCTCGCGGCTTCGTCAGCAAGTCATCCCCTTACGGCACGGTAGAGGATCCGTTCCAGCCGGCAGAGCTTTGCTTCGGTGCACGAGGACACTTTTTTGCGCGTGCAGTAGCGACAGATGCAGCCGGAACAATAGAGATTCTGAAAGCAGCCTACAACCATAAAGGCGCCAGTGTCTGCGAAATTCTCCAAAATTGTGTAATCTTTAATAACGGAACACACGATTCCGTTGCCAAAAAAGAAGACCGGGCCAAGAACGCTATCTACTTAGAGCATGGCAAGCCTATGCTTTTCGGCGAGAACAACGAATATGGACTAATGCAAGAAGGTTTCGGCCTGAAAGTGGTGAAACTCGGTGAAAACGGTATTACTGAAAAGGACATCCTTATCCACGATGCTCATTGCGAAGATAATACCTTGCAACTGAAACTTGCCCTAATGGAAGGTCCTGATTTTCCGATAGCCCTCGGCGTAATCCGCGATGTGGAAGCCCCTACCTACGACGATGCCGTACATACACAGATCGAAGAGGTATCCGCCAAAAAGAAGTATCATAATTTCGAGGAATTACTGATGACAAATGACACCTGGGAAGTGAAATAGCCTTTCCCGATACAAGTTTTCAACCTATATTCATTCCCCTTTCATCTTTCATATCCCCTTATAAACAAGGGAATATGAAAGATGAAAGGGGATTTTTTATGCCTTACACGAAACTCAGGAACTGAAGAAACATAGCTGTGGAATGACGGCGCATCCTGTGGATTTTCTCCACAACATTCCACACCATGCATACACATATTATAAGTATTTATAAAAAAATAAACATCTGAATATCACATACATAAACTATCAAAAAAACGCCCCATACCATTTTGGCATACCGCTTGTCCCATAATATCAGCAAAAAATCCAACGGATTTTAATTATACAAGCAATAATTTGTGGAAATATGAAGTCTATCAAAAAAAAATGGAGCTGTGCTTCACATTGCAAGCTACATTTTCAAAAGGTATTAGGTATTATGATTGTAGCATTGGCATTCCTATTGACCGGAAATGCCAATGCACAGGAAAGCAAGACAATTAAAGGTGTTGTAAGAGATGCGACAGGTGAGCCGCTTATCGGCGCCAGTGTCATAGAGAAAGGCACTAACAACGGCGTCATTACGGATGTGGAGGGGAGTTTTATACTGACAGTCCCCACCGACGCAACATTATCCATTGCCTATATGGGCTATGCCACCCGCGAAATCAGATTGGCAAAACGAAAAAAACAAGGTGATCTGAAAGTGACGTTGAGAGAAGACTCGCAACAGCTGAAAGAAGTAGTTGTTACAGCCATGGGCATCAAGAAAGACACCAAACGATTAGGCTATGCCGTCAGCACCATCGAATCGGATGAAATAGTAAAGGCCGGAGCAACCAACTTCGCATCCGCCATGTACGGCAAAGCGCCGGGTATCCGCATTACACAGACACAAGGAGGTGCTGCCGGCGCAGTATCTATCAATGTACGCGGACTGACATCTATTACAGGCAACAATCAACCGCTCATCATTCTGGACGGCGTACCTATCCGTAACGGCGGAACGGGCAAGAGCACCGATTTCGCTGAATTCGGTAACGACGGACAGATACGTTCCAATGGTTTGGTAGACATTAATCCAGAGGACATCGAAAGCGTGAGCGTGTTGAAGGGAGCTTCAGCTACGGCGCTCTACGGTTCAGAAGCTGCAAACGGTGCAGTAGTCATCACCAGTAAACGCGCCAAAAGCGGTAAGCTGACAGTGGATTTCACAGCACAGGTAACCGCCAATCTGCCCGCCTACCTGCCGAAAGTGCAGACCGTATACGGTCCGGGACGTTACAACACAGAATATAGCGATTACGAGAAGCAGACAGGCGGTTTCTACCAGCGTACAATGAATGGTGAAAGTTACAAAAGCTTGTATAGCACAACCATGTCCTTCGGCCCGAAATATGACGGAAGCGACGTGTTATATTGGGACGGTAAGGTTCGCCCCTATCTTCCGACTACGGACAATCCCTGGAAAGAATTGTTCCGTACAGGGTGGAATCAAACGTACAACCTCGCCATTTCGCAAGGTACGGAGACGAGCAGTAACCGCTTCTCATATACCTTTATGGACGAGATGCCCAATTCACTGACCGGCAGTTTTACAAAGCACAACTTCAAATTGACCGGTTCCTACAAGCTGGCAAAACCGCTGACATTGGAATACTCACTGAACTATATCATACAAGACGTAAAAAACCGTCCTCAAACATCATTGAACCTATATGGCAGTTTCAGCAATATGTTCTCTTCTTTCATGGATATTCCTTATTTGAAACAGAGCTATGTCACCAGCCTGGGCTATCGCAACACCTATGCCGTAGGTGGTGACGCCACACTCACTCCGGACGAGGCATGGGCATACAATCCGGGATATTTGAATGGCGTATCGAATATGCTTTGGAACATGTACCATCATCACAGCAAGGAAACGGAGAACCGCCTCATCGGTATGGTACGCCCCACCTGGCAGATTACCAATTGGTTGAGTCTCCGCGCCCAACTTGCCACAGATATAACAGACACCAAGCAGACATTGGAATATGAAACAGAACGCCCTAACTCACTATACGACCCCAGCGGCAGTTTCCAAAGCATCAACCGCCGTTACGACATCGTATACGGTGATGTAATGTTGAATTTCAACTACAATATCCGCCGCTTCGACATTGCCGCTACGCTGGGCTGGACAGGACGTTACGAAAACATGAATAACATGCGCGTTTCCACCAACGGCGGTCTGGTTACGGAAAACTGGTTTGACCTCAACGCCAGCCGTTACACCGCCAGCAGCACACTGCAACGTATGGAACTGTTGAAGACAGGCTACATGGGTACACTGAGTCTGGGCTGGGACAACTACCTATTCCTCGAACTGACCGGACGACAAGAGCGTTCCTCCACACTGAAAGACAAAAGTTTCTTCTATCCTTCCGCCAACCTTAGTTTCCTGTTCTCGAACGCTTTCCGCATGCCGGCATGGTGGAATCATGGCAAGCTCCGCCTTTCATACGGAATCGTGGGTAACGCACCGGAAACCTATGCCGCCAATATCATCTACGAGCAAGGCTCGGACAACGGCTTCACATGGAACTATGTGCCTTCTTCATGGGGCAATGCCAACATCCGCCCTGAAAAAAAGTACGAATACGAAATCGGTCTTGAAAGCAAGTTCCTCAATAACCGCCTGGGCTTTGACGTGTCATACTACAACAACCGGGTGAAAGACCAGATACTGTCCACTCCACAGCCTTCATCCTCGGGTGTGAAGTATGTGCTGATGAATGTGGGAGAAGTAGCCAATGAAGGTTGGGACATCTCCGTCAGCGCCACTCCTGTACTGACCAAAAACTTCCGCTGGGACTTGACAGCCAACTACGGCATCTATCGCAACAAGGTTGTGAAACTTGCCGAAGGCGTGCCATACCTCGAAATATCCAACATCGGCGGAGGAGGTGCCAAGATACAAGCCGTAGAAGGCCGCCCAATGGGTGATATCTATGTACAGATGCCTCAAATGAACGAAAACGGCGATTATCTTGTATCGGACAAAGGACTTTACCTGAACCAGACAGATCTGCAAAGAGTGGGTAATATCAATCCTGACGGCGTAGGCGGTTTGTTCAGTTCATTCTCATATAAGAATATATTCCTGGATTTCAGCATCGACTTCCGCATAGGAGGCGATGTAATCAATGAAATGTACCAGTACTCCACCGCATCGGGTTTGACACCGGAATCCTTGCAATACCGCGATACAGAGCATGGAGGCTTGTCTTATTACTATCCGGGAAACAACAATGCCAGCGGCACACCTGTACAGGTGGATCCTTCATCAGGCGTCGGTCCGAACGGAGAGATTATTTATCATGACGGCATTATTCTGCCGGGTGTGGTGGCTTCTACGGGTGAAAAAAACACACGCATCATCCCCGCCGGCTACTACTACAACCAAACTTATAATTGGGGTACCCAGTCTGAACAACTCACATACCGCCACTCAGTATTCGACAATACGTATGTCAAACTGCGCGAACTGACTATCGGCTACCAGTTCCCGGAGAAGCTGACAGCCAAATTGGGAATGACCCGACTGAGCGTTTCCATATTCGGACGTAACTTGTTCTATTTCTACAAGGCACTGAAGAATTATGATGCAGAATCTTCCGTAGGAACATCCTGGGCAAGCCAGGCAGTAGTGGGCGGCTCTACTACTGCGACACGTAACTTCGGTGTTTCGTTGCGGGCGAGCTTTTAGGAAATAAAGGATAGAGAATTGAAGAATAAAAATTGAAAGTTAATGAAAATAGATATGAAAAAGATGAATATAGGGGCTTTCGTAGTATCGGGAGGGTTGTTATTGGCAGCTTCCGGCTGTACGGAGTCCGACTTTGACAGCAAATATGAAGATCCTTCAAAGGTCAACCAAGTCACCATCAGCAATCTGATGGTAGGAGTCTTCCAGAAAGTGAAAGATTATGATGTCTATGAATACGGACGTTTCTTCGGCTTCGACTCACAATTTGTGGGCAAATATGCGCAAACATTCGGTTACAGTTACTCCGGCGGCATGTATAGTCCGGGATATACACCTGCCATAGACGGGCAATGGGACAACCTGTATTCGGCACTGACTCAATACCGCAAAATGGAGTCACTGTATAATGAGGAAAACGACACTCAAAAAGCGCAGGACGAGGCGTTCATGCTGGCAGCCAAAGTGCAGTTGTATGATTTCTTTGCCGCTACCGTAGATATTTTCGGGGATATGCCCTTCTCCAAAGCATGTACCCTGCCGCTAACCAACGACGTTAACGGTTCCTACGCCCCTTACGACAAAGCCGAAGATATTTACAGAACAATTCTTGGCGAACTGAAAGAAATTGCCCCGCGTTTCCGTTTGGTAACCGTACCAAAAAATTTCAGCACTCAGGACTTCATCAATTTAGGGAATATGGAGAAATGGGAACGCTATGCAAACTCCCTGCGTCTACGCCTTGCCATGCGTGTAGCTACACAGGGGGCTTTACAGGAAGAAGGACGTGCAGCCATCAAGGAAATGCTGGAAAACCCTGCCGGTTATCCATTGGTAGAGGAGCAGGAAAACAATATCTTCATCATCAACCAAAAGTCCGGACAACTGAACTTTACCGCCGGCAGCGGGTTAGGCGACTGGACAACGAACCGCCTCGCTTCCGGCGCTATCATAGACCGCATGTTAAGCCATGGCAACTATGACATGAACAGCAGCGACCCGCAAAGCGGTGTTTATATCAAAGGTGAAGACGATCCCCGCATTTTGCTGAACTACAATCCCGTAAGCATCACCAACCGCCAAACCGGACAAGTAGACGAGCACCGCTATCTCGGTACAGACCTCACTGTGGCAGATGAACTGACAGAGTATTACAATGCCCAGGCACAGGATGAGGTGAATACAGCCAACAAAGGCTTCTCACAAATCACTCAAAGAGGGTTCTTTTGGGAAAACGATAAATTCGACATGCTGATAATGGCTTCACCCGAGATACACTTTCTGAAAGCAGAGGCTTATGCCATGGGATATGGGGTGACACAAGACATGTCGAAAGCAGAAGAAGAATTCAAGACGGCTGTCAGCCAGTCCGTCACGCTCTATTACTACTATGACTCAATCGGTTCGGGAGAGAACTGCCGTCGCTACGATGCCCCTGCCTCCGAAGAGATTGCAGACTTTGCCGATGCAAAATGGAACAGTGCTGCGTATGCGGACAAGTTGGATGCCATCATTACGCAAAAATGGCTGCACTTCGGTTTTCTTACCAGCCGCGAGGCATGGAGCGACATCCGCCGTACAGGTTATCCCTCAGGACTAATATTTCCCGAAGTATCGGGCACCATCCCCCGCGTACCGAACCGCTGGCGATATCCCAGCACAGAGGTGAATTATAATCCCTACTATAAAGACGTAGCCGACAAAGACACCTATACGGAAAAACTGTTTTGGGCTAAATAGGGAGACATAAGCTCCCCATCCGGGCAAGGTAAGACATCAATACGGATTACAACTTATCTCCGAATGACAAGTCTCCGGCATCCCCCAATCCCGGAACAATGTACGAATGTTCGTTCATCTCCGGATCAATGGCACCGCACCATAAAGAGACCTCATCACCGGGAAACAGATTCTGCAAATGCTCCACCCCTTGCCGGCTGGCAATAACACAAGCAATCTGCAATTTAGCAGGCGTACCTTTGGTGAGGAAAGCCTTCCAGGCAAGTTCCATACTCTCGCCCGTAGCAAGCATAGGGTCCACCAGTAACAGGGTCTTGCCGGTGAGGTCGGGAGTAGCGATGTATTCGATATGCACATCCACGGTGCGGCACTCTTTATCCTTATAGTAGCGGTAAGCAGAAACGAAAGCGTTGTCCGCACGATCGAATACATTCAGAAAACCGGCATGCAAAGGAAGTCCGGCGCGAAAAACGGTAGCAATCACTACATCATCGTCGAACGTACTGACAGGAGCTATTCCCAACGGCGTTTGCACTTGTTTCTCGGAATAGGCCAGTTCCTTACTCATTTCATACGCCATGATTTCTCCGATACGTTCGATGTTGCGACGGAAACGCATACGGTCGGACTGCACTTGCACGTCACGTATCTCCGCCATGTATTGGTTCAAGACCGAGTTAGTCTCGGCAAAGTTTATAACTCTCATAGTAGGACATCAATTTCATTGCAAAGTAAATGATTTCTGTCCAATTTGCAACATTCAGTTTGCAGATATTGTTATGGTTTTATAAAAGATTTCCTATTACAGAAAAATTTCTCTAATTGGATGTTTCTTTTAAAATAAAGTATTACTTTTGTAGTCGCAAAAACAAGGGGCTTACCAAAAGGTGCGTTTTTCATGAATCCTCCCCCCTTGTGATAAGGCGAAAAGAAACGAATTATAAACCAAATACCAATTTTTAAAATCTTAAAAGAAATGGCAAATTTAGATTTAAGCAAGTACGGTATCAAAGACGTGAAGGAGATCCTCCACAACCCGTCTTATGATGTATTGTTCGCTGAAGAGACCAAACCGGGTCTGGAAGGCTTCGAAAAAGGTCAAGTAACCGAACTGGGTGCTGTGAACGTAATGACAGGTATCTATACCGGACGTTCTCCTAAAGATAAATTCTTTGTAATGAACGAAGCCAGCAAGGACTCTGTATGGTGGACTTCCGAAGAATACAAAAACGATAACAAACCTTGCTCTGAAGAAGCATGGGCCGATCTGAAAGCTAAGGCTGTAAACCAGTTGAGCGGCAAGCGTCTGTTCGTTGTCGATACTTTCTGCGGTGCCAACGAAGCTACCCGCATGAAAGTACGTTTCATCATGGAAGTAGCATGGCAGGCTCACTTCGTAACTAACATGTTCATCCGCCCCACTGCTGAAGAACTTGCTAACTACGGAGAACCTGATTTCGTATCATTCAACGCTTCCAAAGCAAAAGTTGACAACTACAAGGAACTGGGTCTGAACTCTGAAACAGCTACTGTATTCAACTTGAAAACCAACGAGCAAGTTATCCTGAACACTTGGTATGGTGGTGAAATGAAGAAAGGTATGTTCTCTATCATGAACTACAAGAACCCGCTTCGCGGCATCGCTTCTATGCACTGTTCTGCCAACACCAACATGGAAGGCACTGACTCTGCTATCTTCTTCGGTCTGTCCGGTACAGGTAAGACTACTTTGTCTACCGACCCGAAACGTCTGCTGATCGGTGACGACGAACATGGTTGGGACGACGAAGGCGTATTCAACTACGAAGGCGGTTGCTATGCTAAGGTTATCAACTTGGACAAAGACAGCGAACCCGATATCTACAATGCTATCAAACGTGACGCTCTGTTGGAGAACGTAACAGTTGATGCCAACGGTAAGATCGACTTCGCAGATAAGAGCACTACTGAAAACACTCGTGTTTCTTATCCTATCTATCACATCAACAACATCGTTAAGCCGGTATCCAAAGGTCCTCACGCTCATCAGGTAATCTTCCTGTCTGCTGATGCCTTCGGTGTATTGCCTCCGGTATCTATCCTGAACCCGGAACAAGCTCAGTACTACTTCCTGTCTGGTTTCACTGCTAAGTTGGCAGGTACAGAACGCGGTATCACTGAACCGACTCCGACATTCTCTGCTTGCTTCGGTGCTGCTTTCTTGAGCTTGCATCCTACTAAATATGCAGAAGAATTGGTTAAGAAGATGAACAAGGTTGGCGCTAAGGCTTACTTGGTTAACACCGGTTGGAACGGTAGCGGCAAGCGTATCTCCATCAAAGATACTCGTGGTATCATTGACGCTATCCTTGACGGTTCCATCGACAAGGCTCCGACAAAGGTTATCCCTTACTTCGACTTCGTTGTTCCGACAGAATTGCCGGGTGTTGATCCGAAGATCCTCGATCCTCGCGACACTTACGAATGTGCTTGCAAGTGGGAAGAAAAAGCAAAAGACTTGGCAGGACGCTTCATCAAGAACTTCGCTAAGTTCACAGGTAACGAAGCCGGTAAGGCTTTGGTTGCTGCCGGTCCGAAACTCTAATAAAACCGGATTACATATTTTTAAGGCGGCTTCCGTTTTCGGAAGCCGCTTTTTTTGTTAGATTTGCGACGAAGCGAATCACCAATATAATACAGAATATGAAGAGTTTAAAGTTTATGCTGTTAGGCGCAGGCCTATTAATGTTGTCCGCATGCGGGCCGCAGGCACAGAAAGAGAGCGAAAGCACCGTTACAGAGAAAAGCAACTCGGACGCGGTGATTGAAACAATCATGTCACGCCGCAGCATCCGCAAGTACAAACCGGAAGCAGTAAATCGCGACACAATGAAAATCATCCTGAACTGTGGCATCAATGCCCCCAACGGACAGAACAAACAGTCCTGGGCAGTACGCGTGGTGGACAGTCCGGAGTTTCTCAACGGAGTGAGCGAAGTGTTCAAACAGAAGAACCCCCAAGCGGCGGGAGATCCCAATTTCAAGAATATGTTCCGCAATGCGCCCACTGTGGTGTTCATCGGCCATGACACCTCCTATGACTGTTCCCAGATTGACTGCGGGCTGCTGGGTGAGAATATGGTATTGGCAGCCTGGTCTATGGGAATAGGTTCCTGTTGCCTGGCAAGCCCCACACGCTTCATCGCCGACACGCCCGAAGCTGCCGAATACCTCAAAAGACTGGAATTCCCCGAAGGCTACAAGCTGCTCTATTGCATCGCTTTCGGCTATCCGGACGAAGCGCCTGCCGCCAAACCGAGAGATACCGCCAAGGTGAAATACATAGATTGACGTACAACAAAAGAAGGAGTGCCCCACCTTTCAGTGAAGCACTCCTTTCCATATATAACAACTAAAATATTAGAATCAATTCTTATTGGCACGTTTACGCTCCGTTTCGTCCAGAATAACCTTACGCATGCGCATGGACTTGGGAGTAACCTCTACGTATTCATCTCCCTTGATATATTCCAGCGCTTCTTCCAAAGAGAACTGTACCGGTGGAATCAAGCGTGCTTTTTCGTCAGAACCGGAAGCACGCATATTGGTCAGTTTCTTGGATTTGGTTACGTTCACCACAAGGTCGTTGTCGTGAGAGTGTTCGCCTACAACCTGTCCGGCATACACCTCTTCCTGCGGGAAGATGAAGAACTTTCCGCGGTCCTGCAGTTTGTCTATGGCATAAGCAAAAGCCGTACCGGACTCCATAGCTATGATAGAACCGTTAGTGCGGCGTTCAATTTCGCCTTTATAAGGTTGGTATTCCTTAAAGCGGTGCGCCATGATAGCTTCACCGGCAGATGCAGTCAGCACATTCGTACGCAGACCGATGATACCGCGTGACGGCATATTGAATTCAAGGTTGACGCGCTCTCCGGCACTTTCCATTTTCACCATTTCACCCTTACGGCGGGTCACCATATCAATGATCTTGCTGGCATATTCTTCGGGAACGTTGACTGTGAGTTCTTCGATAGGTTCGTTCTTCACGCCGTCTATCTCCTTAAAAATCACCTGTGGCTGCCCCACCTGCAATTCATATCCTTCACGACGCATCGTCTCAACCAATACGGAGAGGTGGAGGACACCGCGACCGGAAACCACCCATTTACCGTCTTCCTCACTTTTGCGTACGCGAAGTGCGAGGTTCTTATCCAGCTCCTTCATCAGACGGTCGTGGATGTGACGGGAAGTAACGAACTTGCCCTCCTTACCAAAGAACGGAGAATCGTTTATGGTGAACAGCATGCTCATTGTCGGCTCGTCAATGGCGATAGGCGGCAATGCCTCAGGATTTTCATAGTCGCAGATCGTATCTCCGATCTCAAATCCTTCGATACCTACCAGCGCACAAATGTCACCGGAAGAAACTTCCGCAACTTTCACACGCCCCATGCCTTCAAAAGTATGCAGTTCCTTAATCTTTGACTTGACGATCGAACCGTCGCGTTTCGCCAAAGATACGTTCATGCCTTCTCTCAAAGTGCCGCGATGCACACGGCCTACGGCAATACGACCGGTATAAGAGGAATAGTCCAATGATGTCACCAGCATTTGCGGCGTACCTTCCAGCTGCGTGGGAGCCGGGATATTCTCCAGGATACAATCCAGCAAAGGATAAATATTATCCGTCGGCTTCTGCCAGTCGGTGCTCATCCAGTTATTTTTTGCCGAACCGTAAATAACGGGGAAATCCAACTGGTCTTCCGTTGCTTCCAGGCTGAACATCAAGTCGAATACCATTTCATAGACTTCTTCGGGACGGCAGTTCGGCTTGTCCACCTTGTTCACAACAACGATGGGTTTCAGGCCGATCTGCAAAGCTTTCTGCAATACAAAACGCGTCTGCGGCATCGGACCCTCAAAAGCGTCCACCAACAAGATACATCCGTCGGCCATGTTCAATACGCGTTCCACCTCACCGCCGAAGTCGCTGTGCCCCGGAGTGTCGATAATATTAATCTTAGTGTCTTTATAATTGATAGAAACGTTTTTGGAAAGGATTGTTATTCCTCGCTCACGCTCCAAATCATTGTTATCCAACATTAATTCACCTGTGCTCTGGTTATTGCGGAAAAGATTTCCGGCCAGAAGCATCTTATCGACAAGCGTCGTTTTTCCATGATCGACATGGGCAATAATTGCAATGTTTCTAATATTTTGCATATAATACCTATTATTTGGCTGCAAAGATAGTGCAAACCGAAAGCAGATGCAAATTAATTTGCAATTTGCTAAGGTGCAGCCTCTTTTCGCGTAGCAAAGGTACGAATTTTACAGCATATACATCACAGAGAAAAGTTTTTTTTGCTGAATATCATTGCAATATAAAAGATAATGCCTATCTTTGCACGCTCGAAAGAGAAAAATTTATCAACTTTTTTAATTAAACACTATGTATTTAGACGCTGCTAAAAAGCAAGAAATCTTCGGCAAATACGGAAAGTCTAACTCTGATACTGGCTCAGCTGAGGCCCAGATAGCTTTGTTTTCATACCGTATTGCTCACCTGACTGAGCACATGAAGCTCAACAGAAAAGATTATAGTACAGAAAGAGCCTTGACAATGTTGGTAGGTAAGCGCCGCGCGCTGCTGAACTACCTGAAGGACCGCGACATCAACAGATATCGTGCCATCATTCAAGAGCTCGGCTTGCGTAAGTAATTTACTTGCGGTAAACTTATTAAAGCGGGGAAGTCTCAATAGGAGATTTCCCCGCTTTGCTTTTTAAGCACTTTTCTTGCCTTTTCCATTCCGTTCCACCATGGGATAAGTTTCTTTCCACCACGAGGCAAGTTTCTTTCCATCGTGGTGGAAAGAAACTTGCCTCGTGGTGGAAAGATTTTACTTGTGCGGAAGACTACAACAATGACTTATAGAGTACGTGTTCTTTCAACGGATGCCCGTCGGTTACGGAAGGATGCATAAAATTTTTCTCAAACTCCATTCCTATTTTCTGCATAACCCGCTGTGAAGGTTTATTGGGCAATGCGGTAAAGGCCCAAACCGTAGTAAACGGAAGATTCTCCTTTGCATAGTCCAAACAGGCTTTTGCAGCTTCAGTAGCATACCCCCTGTTCCAATATTCCTGCTTCAGCCTCCACGCTATCTCAATTCCCGGAGCAAAATCAACATCGAACGAAAAATTATGAAAGCCCGTAAAGCCGACAAAAGCCCCGTCCGACTTTTGTTC from the Bacteroides eggerthii genome contains:
- a CDS encoding 2-oxoacid:ferredoxin oxidoreductase subunit beta — encoded protein: MCEYTAKDFKKGQPRWCPGCGDHFFLASLHKAMAEIGVPPHQTAVISGIGCSSRLPHYMNTYGMNTIHGRAAAIATGCKVTNPELAVWQVSGDGDGLAIGGNHFIHANRRNINLNMILLNNRIYGLTKGQYSPTSPRGFVSKSSPYGTVEDPFQPAELCFGARGHFFARAVATDAAGTIEILKAAYNHKGASVCEILQNCVIFNNGTHDSVAKKEDRAKNAIYLEHGKPMLFGENNEYGLMQEGFGLKVVKLGENGITEKDILIHDAHCEDNTLQLKLALMEGPDFPIALGVIRDVEAPTYDDAVHTQIEEVSAKKKYHNFEELLMTNDTWEVK
- a CDS encoding SusC/RagA family TonB-linked outer membrane protein, producing MKSIKKKWSCASHCKLHFQKVLGIMIVALAFLLTGNANAQESKTIKGVVRDATGEPLIGASVIEKGTNNGVITDVEGSFILTVPTDATLSIAYMGYATREIRLAKRKKQGDLKVTLREDSQQLKEVVVTAMGIKKDTKRLGYAVSTIESDEIVKAGATNFASAMYGKAPGIRITQTQGGAAGAVSINVRGLTSITGNNQPLIILDGVPIRNGGTGKSTDFAEFGNDGQIRSNGLVDINPEDIESVSVLKGASATALYGSEAANGAVVITSKRAKSGKLTVDFTAQVTANLPAYLPKVQTVYGPGRYNTEYSDYEKQTGGFYQRTMNGESYKSLYSTTMSFGPKYDGSDVLYWDGKVRPYLPTTDNPWKELFRTGWNQTYNLAISQGTETSSNRFSYTFMDEMPNSLTGSFTKHNFKLTGSYKLAKPLTLEYSLNYIIQDVKNRPQTSLNLYGSFSNMFSSFMDIPYLKQSYVTSLGYRNTYAVGGDATLTPDEAWAYNPGYLNGVSNMLWNMYHHHSKETENRLIGMVRPTWQITNWLSLRAQLATDITDTKQTLEYETERPNSLYDPSGSFQSINRRYDIVYGDVMLNFNYNIRRFDIAATLGWTGRYENMNNMRVSTNGGLVTENWFDLNASRYTASSTLQRMELLKTGYMGTLSLGWDNYLFLELTGRQERSSTLKDKSFFYPSANLSFLFSNAFRMPAWWNHGKLRLSYGIVGNAPETYAANIIYEQGSDNGFTWNYVPSSWGNANIRPEKKYEYEIGLESKFLNNRLGFDVSYYNNRVKDQILSTPQPSSSGVKYVLMNVGEVANEGWDISVSATPVLTKNFRWDLTANYGIYRNKVVKLAEGVPYLEISNIGGGGAKIQAVEGRPMGDIYVQMPQMNENGDYLVSDKGLYLNQTDLQRVGNINPDGVGGLFSSFSYKNIFLDFSIDFRIGGDVINEMYQYSTASGLTPESLQYRDTEHGGLSYYYPGNNNASGTPVQVDPSSGVGPNGEIIYHDGIILPGVVASTGEKNTRIIPAGYYYNQTYNWGTQSEQLTYRHSVFDNTYVKLRELTIGYQFPEKLTAKLGMTRLSVSIFGRNLFYFYKALKNYDAESSVGTSWASQAVVGGSTTATRNFGVSLRASF
- a CDS encoding SusD/RagB family nutrient-binding outer membrane lipoprotein; translation: MKIDMKKMNIGAFVVSGGLLLAASGCTESDFDSKYEDPSKVNQVTISNLMVGVFQKVKDYDVYEYGRFFGFDSQFVGKYAQTFGYSYSGGMYSPGYTPAIDGQWDNLYSALTQYRKMESLYNEENDTQKAQDEAFMLAAKVQLYDFFAATVDIFGDMPFSKACTLPLTNDVNGSYAPYDKAEDIYRTILGELKEIAPRFRLVTVPKNFSTQDFINLGNMEKWERYANSLRLRLAMRVATQGALQEEGRAAIKEMLENPAGYPLVEEQENNIFIINQKSGQLNFTAGSGLGDWTTNRLASGAIIDRMLSHGNYDMNSSDPQSGVYIKGEDDPRILLNYNPVSITNRQTGQVDEHRYLGTDLTVADELTEYYNAQAQDEVNTANKGFSQITQRGFFWENDKFDMLIMASPEIHFLKAEAYAMGYGVTQDMSKAEEEFKTAVSQSVTLYYYYDSIGSGENCRRYDAPASEEIADFADAKWNSAAYADKLDAIITQKWLHFGFLTSREAWSDIRRTGYPSGLIFPEVSGTIPRVPNRWRYPSTEVNYNPYYKDVADKDTYTEKLFWAK
- the upp gene encoding uracil phosphoribosyltransferase produces the protein MRVINFAETNSVLNQYMAEIRDVQVQSDRMRFRRNIERIGEIMAYEMSKELAYSEKQVQTPLGIAPVSTFDDDVVIATVFRAGLPLHAGFLNVFDRADNAFVSAYRYYKDKECRTVDVHIEYIATPDLTGKTLLLVDPMLATGESMELAWKAFLTKGTPAKLQIACVIASRQGVEHLQNLFPGDEVSLWCGAIDPEMNEHSYIVPGLGDAGDLSFGDKL
- the pckA gene encoding phosphoenolpyruvate carboxykinase (ATP), yielding MANLDLSKYGIKDVKEILHNPSYDVLFAEETKPGLEGFEKGQVTELGAVNVMTGIYTGRSPKDKFFVMNEASKDSVWWTSEEYKNDNKPCSEEAWADLKAKAVNQLSGKRLFVVDTFCGANEATRMKVRFIMEVAWQAHFVTNMFIRPTAEELANYGEPDFVSFNASKAKVDNYKELGLNSETATVFNLKTNEQVILNTWYGGEMKKGMFSIMNYKNPLRGIASMHCSANTNMEGTDSAIFFGLSGTGKTTLSTDPKRLLIGDDEHGWDDEGVFNYEGGCYAKVINLDKDSEPDIYNAIKRDALLENVTVDANGKIDFADKSTTENTRVSYPIYHINNIVKPVSKGPHAHQVIFLSADAFGVLPPVSILNPEQAQYYFLSGFTAKLAGTERGITEPTPTFSACFGAAFLSLHPTKYAEELVKKMNKVGAKAYLVNTGWNGSGKRISIKDTRGIIDAILDGSIDKAPTKVIPYFDFVVPTELPGVDPKILDPRDTYECACKWEEKAKDLAGRFIKNFAKFTGNEAGKALVAAGPKL
- a CDS encoding nitroreductase family protein, which codes for MKSLKFMLLGAGLLMLSACGPQAQKESESTVTEKSNSDAVIETIMSRRSIRKYKPEAVNRDTMKIILNCGINAPNGQNKQSWAVRVVDSPEFLNGVSEVFKQKNPQAAGDPNFKNMFRNAPTVVFIGHDTSYDCSQIDCGLLGENMVLAAWSMGIGSCCLASPTRFIADTPEAAEYLKRLEFPEGYKLLYCIAFGYPDEAPAAKPRDTAKVKYID